The genomic region TTGCGATCGGTGACGAATTCGACGCCCAGCATCAGACCGGCGCCGCGCACGTCGCCGATGACGTCGTGTCTGGCGGCCAGCTTGCGGAAACCGGCGAGCAGCATCGAACCCATGCGCGCCGCGTTCTGCATCAGGCCGTGTTCGACTAGATCGAGCGTGGCCAGCGCGGCGGCGCAGCACACCGGGTTGCCGCCGAACGTGCTGCCATGGCTGCCGTGATCCCAGGTCATCACCGATTCGCGCGCGACGATGGCGCCGATGGGCATGCCCGAGCCGAGGCCTTTCGCGAGACAGATCACGTCGGGCGCGACGTCGAGCAATTCCGCCGCGAACATGCGCCCCGTGCGGCCGATGCCCGTCTGCACTTCGTCGTAGATCAGCACCGCGCCGTGTTCGTCGCAGAAATCGCGCCAGTACTGCAAGAACGCGCGCGGCGGTATCACGTAGCCGCCTTCGCCTAGGATCGGCTCGATGATGACCGCGGCGATCTCGTCCTGGCC from Candidatus Eremiobacteraceae bacterium harbors:
- a CDS encoding aminotransferase class III-fold pyridoxal phosphate-dependent enzyme; this encodes NTYRCALGRSAAECADGCDCWQVPAERLFRERVGQDEIAAVIIEPILGEGGYVIPPRAFLQYWRDFCDEHGAVLIYDEVQTGIGRTGRMFAAELLDVAPDVICLAKGLGSGMPIGAIVARESVMTWDHGSHGSTFGGNPVCCAAALATLDLVEHGLMQNAARMGSMLLAGFRKLAARHDVIGDVRGAGLMLGVEFVTDRKTKEVYHHFVHQLELAAFKRGLLLLGCGQSTIRIAPPLVIDEEDVATGLRIFEEALTELRVPA